TCGCCGCTTCCAGGTGCTCGCCGCCGACGTTGTCGAAGTAGACGTCGATGCCGTCCGGCGCGGCGGCGCGCAGCTGCTCGACGACCGGGCCGTCGTGGTAGTTGAAGGCCGCGTCGAAGCCGGCCTCCTCGGTGAGGAAGCGGACCTTCTCCGCCGACCCCGCGCTGCCGATCACCTTCGCCGCGCCGCGCAGCTTGGCGAGCTGCCCGACCAGCGAGCCGACCGCCCCCGCGGCCCCGGAGACGAACACGACGTCCCCTTCCTCCTGCTTCGCCACGTCGACCAGACCGACGTAGGCGGTCATGCCGGGCATGCCCAGCACGTAGAGGTAGGCGTTCAGCGGGGCCGCCTGCGGGTCGACCTTGACCGCGCGCGTGGCGTCGACGACCGCGTAGTCGCGCCAGCCGAGGTCGTGCAGCACGAAGTCGCCCGTGCTGATGCCCTCGGCCTCACCGGCGACGACCTCGCCCACCGCGCCGCCCTGCAGCGCCTTGCCGACCTCGAAGGGCGGCACGTAGGACTTGCCCGCGTTCATCCGGCCCCGCATGTAGGGGTCCACGCTCATCACGACGTTGCGCACCAGCAGCTGGCCGTCGCCGGGCTCCGGCGCGTCGACCTCGACGACGTCGAAGTTGTCCAGGGTCGGCCAGCCCTTCGGGCGGGACGCGAGGCGGATTTCCAGGCCCTTGCTCATCGGTTCTCCTCCACGGAACGGGATCGGCACCGACCCTACCGAAAGTGTCAGTGACTGCCAATTGTCGTTAGATGACTCATGTCTCCGGCTGCCGTGGTGGCAGAATGGTCGGCATGAGCGCCCCGACGGACCAGGGTGGCCTACGGGCCCGCAAGAAGCAGCGCACCCGCGCGGCGCTGATCGACGCGGGCCTCGACCTGTTCCTGGCCCACGGCTACGAGGCGACCACCATCGACGAGATCGCCGCCGCGGTGGAGGTCTCCCCGCGCACCTTCTTCCGCTACTTCGCGAGCAAGGAGGACATCGCGCTGGCCAAGGGCGCCGAGTTCGACGAGCTGATGCTGGACGCCCTGGCCGCGCGGCCCGCCGCCGAGCCCCCGCTGGACGCGCTGCGGCACGCGGTGCTCGAGATGCTCCGCGCCGCCGCCACCGACTCCGGTGTCCAGCGGTTCCTGAGCACCCAGCACCTCATCACCAAGACCCCCGCGCTGCTGGCCGGCAACCTGCGCCGAGCAGCGGGCACCGAGGAGCGGCTGACGGCCGAGATCGCCAAGCGGCAGCGCCTGGACCCCGCCGAGGACATGCGCCCCCGGGTGCTCGTCGGCGCGGTCTGCAGCGCGCTGCGCATCGGCCTGGAGGCCACCTGCGCCGACCCCAGCCGCGAGCTGGACCGGATGGTCGAGCTCGTGGCGCAGGCCATCGGGCTGGCCACCGCAGGCATCCCACAGCGCTGGGGCGAGGACCCGCACCGCTGGTGACCGCACCGGCGGGCGATCGAGGAGAGGAGCGCTGTGGGCACGATCGTGACCGTGGACGACGTCCGGGACGCCGCCGACCGGCTGGCGGGTGTCGCGCACCGGACGCCGGTGATCACCTCACGCACGCTGGACGAGCTGGTCGGCGCCGAGGTCTTCCTCAAGTGCGAGAACTTCCAGCGGATGGGGGCGTTCAAGTTCCGCGGCGCCTACAACGCGATCTCCCGGCTGAGCCCGGAGGAGCTCGGGCGCGGGGTCGTGGCGTACTCGTCCGGCAACCACGCGCAGGCCGTCGCGCTGGCCTGCCGGCTGCTCGGCACCAAGGCGGTGATCCTCATGCCCGAGGACGCCCCGGAGGCGAAGCTGGCCGCCACCCGCGGCTACGGCGCCGAGGTCATCACCTTCGACCGCTACACCCAGGACCGCGACCAGCTCGGCCGGCAGCTGGCCGCCGAGCGCGGGCTCACGCTGGTCCCGCCGTACGAGCACCCGCACATCATGGCCGGCCAGGGCACGGTGGCACTGGAGCTGCTGGAGGAGACCGGGCCGCTGGACGCGGTGGTGGCGCCGGTCGGTGGCGGCGGGCTGATGGCCGGGTGCTCGACGGTGGCCAAGGCGCTGCACCCCGGCATCCGGGTGGTCGGGGTCGAACCCGAGGCCGCCGACGACACCCGGCGGTCGCTCGCGGCGGGCGAGCGGGTGTCGGTCCCGGTGCCGCGCACCATCGCCGACGGGCTGGCCGTGGCCACCCCGGGCGAGCTGACCTTCTCGGTGAACCGGCGGCTGGTCGACGAGGTCGCGGTGGTCTCCGAGGACGACATCCGCACGGCGATGCGCCTGCTGTTCGAGCGGCTCAAGCTGGTGGTCGAGCCCAGCGGCGCCGTGGGCGTCGCCGCGCTGCTGGCCGGGCGGACCACCCCGCCGCCGCGGGTGGGCGTGGTGGTCTCCGGCGGCAACGTCGGCGTCGACCGCTTCGCCGAGCTGCTGGGCTGAGCGCTACGGCTGCGGCCACGGCCGCTGCGCTGGGCGCAGCCGCTCGTAGCACCGGGCCAGGCGGAGCACCCCGACGTCGTCGAAGCGACGGCCTGCGATCTGCAACCCGATCGGCAGGCCCTCCGGGGTCCAGCCGCAGTTGACCGACACCGCGGGCTGCCCGGACATGTTGTAGGGTAGCGTGAAGGCGATGTGCTCCATGCCGCGCAGCGGGTCGCCGGTCGGGTAGGCCTGGTCGGCCGGGAACGCGGGGATCGGCGCGACCGGGGACAGCACGTAGTCGAAGTCGCGGACCACCCGGTTGGCCGCCTTCGAGATCGCGTCCATCTGGCTGAAGCCGTGGAACACCTGCGCCGCCGTGGCGTCCCGCGCGCTGCCGGCCCACTGCGCGATGCCCGGCAGCACCCGCTCGCGCCGCTCCGCGGGCAGCGCCGAGATGTCGGTCCAGGACCGGAAGCGCCAGAACAGGTCCATGCCGTCGAGCATCTCGCGGGACAGGAACGGGTCGATCGGCTCCACCGACGCCCCGGCCGACTGCAGCGCCTGGGCCGCCGCGGCGACCGCGGCGGTGACCGCGGGCTCGACGGGCAGGCCCACCCGGTGGTCCAGCAGCAGGGCGATGCGCAGGCCGCGCGGCTCGCCGTCGAGCGCCTGCCAGTCGAGGTCGGCCGGCGGCAGCGCGGTGTGGTCGCGGGGGTCCGGGGCCGCCAGCACCGAGGCCAGCAGCGCGGTGTCGGTGACCGTGCGGGTCAGCGGCCCGACCACTCGCCCCGGGTAGGGCGGGTCCACCGGGATCCGGCCGAAGCTCGGCTTGAAGCCGACCACCCCGCACCACCCGGCGGGCAGCCGGACGGACCCACCGATGTCGGTGCCCACGTGCAGCGGCCCGTACCCGGCCGCGGCCGCCGCGCCCGCCCCGGCGCTCGACCCGCCCGGCGTGCGGTCGAGGTCCCACGGGTTCCGGGCCAGGCGGTGGAAGCTGGACACGCCCGAGGAGAGCATGCCGTAGTCGGGCATGGTCGTCTTGGCGAAGATCACCGCACCGCTCTCGCGCAGGCGGGCGGCCGCCGGCGCGTCCTCCCGCGCCGGGACGAGCTCGGTGGCCGCGGTGCCCAGTGGCACCGGGGTGCCCTTGGTGGCGATGTTCTCCTTCACCGTCACCGGCACGCCGTCCAGCGGACCGGCCGGTGCGCCGCTGCGCCAGCGCTGCTCGGCAGCCCGGGCCGCGGCACGCGCTCCGTCCGGGTCCAGCGCGTAGGTCGCGCACAGCTTCGGCTCGCAGTCCTCGACCCGGTCCAGCACGGCGTCGAGGGCCTCCATCGGCGAGGCCTCCCCCGCCCGGAAGGCCGCCACCAGGTCCACCGCCGAGAGGTCCGCCAACTCCGCCATACCGGTTCCTCCCTCGCTCGCGACCGCGAACCAGTCGAGTCTCGACGACCGGACGCCGCGGGAACAGTTGGCACAGTGCGCGCACTGGGCGGCAACACCGAGCAGATCGTCGGTTGACACTCCGCCAGGTGGGTGACACGCCAGTCCCCCTGACGGGGTGGTCCGTCCGGTGTGGACGCGCCCGGGACCGTCCACTGCGGACCGATCAGCTCACGGTCGCCCCGAAGGCCAGACCGAGCGCGTAGGTGACCGCGGACGCCCCCGCACCGATGCCCAGCTGGCGCAGCGCGCGGGGCAGCGGCGCGGCGCCGGAGAGCACCCCGACGGTCGCGCCGGTGAGCATCAGGGCGAGCCCCACCAGCACCACCGCCACCAGCACCGCCGGCCAGCCGGACATGCCGACCAGGAACGGCAGCACCGGCACCAGCGCGCCGGACGCGAAGAACACGAAGCTGGAGACCGCCGCCTTGATCCCGGTGCCGACGACCTCGTGGTCGTCGGCGGGCGACTCCGCCGGCGGCACCGGGGGCCGCGGGTCGCGCAGCAGGGCGTCGGCGCGGCGGTGCGCCTCCTCCTCCGACATGCCCCGGGCCCGGTAGACCAGCGCCAGCTCGTTGGCGTCGACGTCGAGGTAGGGCACCACGGCGCGCGCCTCCGGGTTCGGCGAGGCCGCGGCCAGCAGCTCCCGCTGGGAGCGCACCGAGATGTACTCCCCGGCGCCCATGGACAGCGCGCCCGCGAGCAGCCCGGCCAGGCCCGTCAGCAGCACCGTCTGCGGCGGCACGTTCCCGCCGATCACGCCCAGCACGAGCGCCAGGTTGCTCACCAGGCCGTCGTTGGCGCCGAACACCGCGGCGCGGAAGGTGCCGGACACGCGCGCCCGGCCGCGCGCGGCGAGCGCGCGCACCACCTCCTCGTGGATCCGCTCGTCCGCGGCCATCGCCGCGGAGGCGTCGCGGTCCGAGCGGTACGGCGAGCGGCTCTCGGCGCGCTGG
This region of Saccharopolyspora hordei genomic DNA includes:
- a CDS encoding NADP-dependent oxidoreductase → MSKGLEIRLASRPKGWPTLDNFDVVEVDAPEPGDGQLLVRNVVMSVDPYMRGRMNAGKSYVPPFEVGKALQGGAVGEVVAGEAEGISTGDFVLHDLGWRDYAVVDATRAVKVDPQAAPLNAYLYVLGMPGMTAYVGLVDVAKQEEGDVVFVSGAAGAVGSLVGQLAKLRGAAKVIGSAGSAEKVRFLTEEAGFDAAFNYHDGPVVEQLRAAAPDGIDVYFDNVGGEHLEAAIDVLNDFGRVAECGMISQYNNAEPQPGPSNLFKIVSKRLRLEGFIVSDRAHLKEQFFTEVGGYLRDGKIRYRETVVEGLRNAPEAFLGMLRGENTGKMLVKIA
- a CDS encoding TetR family transcriptional regulator; the protein is MSAPTDQGGLRARKKQRTRAALIDAGLDLFLAHGYEATTIDEIAAAVEVSPRTFFRYFASKEDIALAKGAEFDELMLDALAARPAAEPPLDALRHAVLEMLRAAATDSGVQRFLSTQHLITKTPALLAGNLRRAAGTEERLTAEIAKRQRLDPAEDMRPRVLVGAVCSALRIGLEATCADPSRELDRMVELVAQAIGLATAGIPQRWGEDPHRW
- a CDS encoding threo-3-hydroxy-L-aspartate ammonia-lyase → MVTVDDVRDAADRLAGVAHRTPVITSRTLDELVGAEVFLKCENFQRMGAFKFRGAYNAISRLSPEELGRGVVAYSSGNHAQAVALACRLLGTKAVILMPEDAPEAKLAATRGYGAEVITFDRYTQDRDQLGRQLAAERGLTLVPPYEHPHIMAGQGTVALELLEETGPLDAVVAPVGGGGLMAGCSTVAKALHPGIRVVGVEPEAADDTRRSLAAGERVSVPVPRTIADGLAVATPGELTFSVNRRLVDEVAVVSEDDIRTAMRLLFERLKLVVEPSGAVGVAALLAGRTTPPPRVGVVVSGGNVGVDRFAELLG
- a CDS encoding amidase yields the protein MAELADLSAVDLVAAFRAGEASPMEALDAVLDRVEDCEPKLCATYALDPDGARAAARAAEQRWRSGAPAGPLDGVPVTVKENIATKGTPVPLGTAATELVPAREDAPAAARLRESGAVIFAKTTMPDYGMLSSGVSSFHRLARNPWDLDRTPGGSSAGAGAAAAAGYGPLHVGTDIGGSVRLPAGWCGVVGFKPSFGRIPVDPPYPGRVVGPLTRTVTDTALLASVLAAPDPRDHTALPPADLDWQALDGEPRGLRIALLLDHRVGLPVEPAVTAAVAAAAQALQSAGASVEPIDPFLSREMLDGMDLFWRFRSWTDISALPAERRERVLPGIAQWAGSARDATAAQVFHGFSQMDAISKAANRVVRDFDYVLSPVAPIPAFPADQAYPTGDPLRGMEHIAFTLPYNMSGQPAVSVNCGWTPEGLPIGLQIAGRRFDDVGVLRLARCYERLRPAQRPWPQP
- a CDS encoding VIT1/CCC1 transporter family protein; protein product: MSRRSAPESGPRAVRRWRRRLADEREEAAVYRELAARRTGEEREILLGLAEAEERHAAHWEELLGDEAGPQRRGQFRMRLLVFLARRFGSVFVLALAQRAESRSPYRSDRDASAAMAADERIHEEVVRALAARGRARVSGTFRAAVFGANDGLVSNLALVLGVIGGNVPPQTVLLTGLAGLLAGALSMGAGEYISVRSQRELLAAASPNPEARAVVPYLDVDANELALVYRARGMSEEEAHRRADALLRDPRPPVPPAESPADDHEVVGTGIKAAVSSFVFFASGALVPVLPFLVGMSGWPAVLVAVVLVGLALMLTGATVGVLSGAAPLPRALRQLGIGAGASAVTYALGLAFGATVS